Genomic window (Wenzhouxiangella marina):
TCGGGGCCGGGGCTTCGAAGCCCGCCTGCTCGAGGGTGTCGGTCAGATGCTCGTCGGGTGGCCAGAGGCCCGACGGGTGGACCCGATCCGAATGCGGGTCCTTGAAGCGCTTGCTGAAATGCTGTCGGACGCGCTCGCGTTGCCGATCGATCCGCTGACTCAGCGCGCCCCAGTCGGTTTCGCCCATCAGTCGGGCCAGGCGCTCGCGATCCTCGCTCTGCTCGGGCAGATGATGCCCCTGTCGGCCGGTCATGGCCTGCAGGCGATTCTCGAGGATGCGCAGGAATCGGTAGGCGTCCGCCAGTTCACGGGCCTCGCCATCGGTCACGATATCCAGGCGTCGGCAGGCTCGCAGTGCCGGTAGAAAGCCCGGGACGCGCAGCTCGGCTTCGCGGCCCCCGCGCAGGATCTGCTGGCTCTGGATCAGGAATTCCAGCTCGCGGATGCCGCCTGGCCCGCGCTTGATGTCGTCGCGCTGACTGTCGGCGCGGCTCTTGGCGTCGATCTGTGCGTGCAGCTCGCGCAGGCTGTCGAAGATGCCGTAGTCGAGGTAGCGGCGAAACACGAAGGGCTGCAGTGCCTCGATCAGCGCCCGCCCGGTGGCCAGATCGCCCGCCACCGCATCGGCCTTGAGCCAGGCATAGCGTTCCCAGGCGCGTCCTTCGTTGAGGAAATACTGCTCCATGGCGCCCAGGGACCAGACCAGGGCGCCGGAGTCGCCGAAGGGCCGCAGGCGCGTGTCGACGACCCAGACCCGGCCATCGGCGGTCACGGCATCGAGCAGGCGGATCAGCTCCAGCGCCAGCTTCTTCAGGTAGGCCGCCGAGTCCAGCCGTCTTCGACCGTCACTCTGTCCGCGCGCGCGGTGGACGAAGACCAGGTCGATGTCGGAGTTGAAGTTCAGCTCGTTGCCGCCGAGCTTGCCCATGCCGATCACGGCCAGGCCGATGGCTTCGCCGTTGCTGTCGAGCAGCTGCCCGTGATCGGCCTCGATGCGCGCACGGGCCACCGTCAGGGCCAGCTCGATGCACTCCCGGGCCAGCGCCGAGATGGCGGCGCCGGTGTCCTCGATCGTGGCCAGGCCGGTCAGATCGCGCCATAGGATATGGATCGAGGCCTGCTGGCGAAAGCGGCGCAGGGTGCGTTCGGGCTCGGCGAGCAGGGACTCCGGTGCGGGCTTGGGTACGGGCTGTTCCGGGGGCGGCATCTCGGGCCAGCGCCGGACGGCTTCATCCACGAAGCGGCTCAGGTGCCGCAATTCCCCGGGCTGTAGTTCGATCGCATGGCTCATGTCCCGAGCTTAGCCGAGCGGGGTCGGGAAAGGTTGCCGGGTCAACAGAAAAGAAGAACCCCGGCCGGAGCCGGGGTTCTTCGGGTCTTGCCTGGCCTGGGAAGGCCGGAAAGCAGACGGCTTACATCATGCCGCCCATGCCTCCCATACCGCCCATGCCACCCATGTCCGGGGCGCCGCCTTCGTCCTTCTGCGGGAGTTCGGCGATGGCGCACTCGGTGGTGATCATCAGGCCGGCGACCGAGGAGGCGTTCTGCAGGGCAGAGCGGGTCACCTTGGTCGGGTCCAGGATGCCGGCTTCGATCATGTCGACGAACTCGCCGGTGGCGGCGTTGTAACCGAAGTTACCGGAGCCTTCTGCCACCTTGGCCAGGACGACCGACGGTTCGCCACCGGCGTTGGAGACGATCTTGCGCAGCGGCTCTTCCATCGCACGCATGGCGATCTTGATACCGACGTTCTGCTCTTCGTTGTCGCCCTTCAGGTCCTTGATGGCGTTCAGGGCACGAACCAGAGCGGTACCACCGCCCGGCACCACGCCTTCTTCGACGGCGGCACGGGTGGCGTGCAGCGCATCTTCGACGCGGGCCTTCTTCTCCTTCATTTCGACTTCGGTGGCTGCACCGACCTTGATCACGGCCACACCGCCGGCCAGCTTGGCCACGCGTTCCTGCAGCTTTTCGCGATCGTAGTCGGAGCTGGCGTCCTCGATCTGGGCGCGGATCTGACCGACCCGGCCTTCGATCGCGGCAGCGTCACCGGCGCCGTCGATGATGGTGGTGTTTTCCTTGGTGATCTGGATCTTCTTGGCCGAACCCAGCGCGTTGACGTCCGCCTTCTCCAGGCTCAGGCCGATTTCTTCGCTGATCACCTGACCGCCGGTCAGGATGGCCATGTCTTCCAGCATCGCCTTGCGACGGTCGCCGAAGCCCGGGGCCTTGACGGCCGCGACCTTGACGGTGCCACGCAGGTTGTTGACGACCAGGGTGGCCAGGGCTTCGCCTTCGATGTCCTCGGCCACGATCAGCAGACCACGGCCCGACTTGGCAGCGCCTTCCAGCACCGGCAGCAGGTCACGGACATTGGAGATCTTCTTGTCGTGGAGCAGGATGTACGGGTTTTCCAGCTCGACCTGCATGGTCTGCTGGTCGGTCACGAAGTAGGGCGACAGGTAGCCGCGGTCGAACTGCATGCCTTCGACGACGTCCAGTTCGTTGTCCAGGCTCTGGCCTTCTTCGACGGTGATGACGCCTTCCTTGCCGACCTTCGTCATGGCTTCGGCGATGATCTTGCCGATTTCTTCATC
Coding sequences:
- the glnE gene encoding bifunctional [glutamate--ammonia ligase]-adenylyl-L-tyrosine phosphorylase/[glutamate--ammonia-ligase] adenylyltransferase is translated as MSHAIELQPGELRHLSRFVDEAVRRWPEMPPPEQPVPKPAPESLLAEPERTLRRFRQQASIHILWRDLTGLATIEDTGAAISALARECIELALTVARARIEADHGQLLDSNGEAIGLAVIGMGKLGGNELNFNSDIDLVFVHRARGQSDGRRRLDSAAYLKKLALELIRLLDAVTADGRVWVVDTRLRPFGDSGALVWSLGAMEQYFLNEGRAWERYAWLKADAVAGDLATGRALIEALQPFVFRRYLDYGIFDSLRELHAQIDAKSRADSQRDDIKRGPGGIRELEFLIQSQQILRGGREAELRVPGFLPALRACRRLDIVTDGEARELADAYRFLRILENRLQAMTGRQGHHLPEQSEDRERLARLMGETDWGALSQRIDRQRERVRQHFSKRFKDPHSDRVHPSGLWPPDEHLTDTLEQAGFEAPAPIAEALQNLHRRTASRALSAEGRRRLERLMPELLDEVVKHPNPDMGLAELLRLIEQISRRSAYLALLHERPATLERLVRVFRSSPRLAEWIIAAPQLLDDLLDPIHGSEPPDPPRADPNDTEASLHALGRWRQAGFLRTALAELDGQLSAVEAAAQLASVAETAVNLVLALIREREVDLAVIAYGNLGAGLLHFESDLDLVFLHGEGPAPVRTAQRLISFMQLPLPGGRLFEIDTRLRPNGRSGLLVSRLDRFADYQASQAWTWEHQALIRARWVAGNPELREGFDQARARVLTQAREASEVRQALGEMRQRQRAERPESTVKGLLTDLQFIAECGLLCSAHDHPDLIIRRRPDQLLEALGAIGWLEPGRAAPLIEDWSSLLGFRHRQWLERDGEGQAEAELIGRVQDAFRSVFDLSG
- the groL gene encoding chaperonin GroEL (60 kDa chaperone family; promotes refolding of misfolded polypeptides especially under stressful conditions; forms two stacked rings of heptamers to form a barrel-shaped 14mer; ends can be capped by GroES; misfolded proteins enter the barrel where they are refolded when GroES binds); the protein is MSAKEVRFSEDARNKILKGVNTLARAVSVTLGPKGRNVVLEKSFGAPTVTKDGVSVAKEIELEDKFENMGAQMVKEVASQTSDAAGDGTTTATVLASAMLREGLKSVAAGMNPMDLKRGMDKAVKAAVAELKKLSTPCTDDKAIAQVGTISANSDEEIGKIIAEAMTKVGKEGVITVEEGQSLDNELDVVEGMQFDRGYLSPYFVTDQQTMQVELENPYILLHDKKISNVRDLLPVLEGAAKSGRGLLIVAEDIEGEALATLVVNNLRGTVKVAAVKAPGFGDRRKAMLEDMAILTGGQVISEEIGLSLEKADVNALGSAKKIQITKENTTIIDGAGDAAAIEGRVGQIRAQIEDASSDYDREKLQERVAKLAGGVAVIKVGAATEVEMKEKKARVEDALHATRAAVEEGVVPGGGTALVRALNAIKDLKGDNEEQNVGIKIAMRAMEEPLRKIVSNAGGEPSVVLAKVAEGSGNFGYNAATGEFVDMIEAGILDPTKVTRSALQNASSVAGLMITTECAIAELPQKDEGGAPDMGGMGGMGGMGGMM